From a single Rickettsia endosymbiont of Cantharis rufa genomic region:
- a CDS encoding CarD family transcriptional regulator, protein MTNTTQSEHKVEQKSEFKIGQRIVYPAHGVGEITNIEYHTIAGTEIKVYVISFSQDKMTLKVPVSRASVVGLRAVASRKDLDVIYSTLQGKPKQGNRMWSRRAQEYEGKINSGNIVAIAEVLRDLHKNVDNDRSYSERTLYESALNRLAGELAILENIHPTEAINKLVEVLREKLVA, encoded by the coding sequence ATGACAAATACAACACAATCCGAACATAAAGTCGAACAAAAATCCGAGTTTAAAATAGGGCAGAGAATTGTCTATCCTGCACATGGAGTTGGTGAAATAACAAATATAGAGTATCATACTATAGCTGGTACAGAAATTAAAGTATACGTCATTTCTTTTTCCCAAGATAAAATGACGCTAAAAGTGCCTGTTAGTAGGGCTTCGGTTGTCGGTCTTAGAGCAGTTGCAAGCAGAAAAGATTTAGATGTAATATATTCAACTCTTCAAGGTAAACCAAAACAAGGAAATAGAATGTGGAGTAGAAGAGCACAAGAATATGAAGGGAAAATTAACTCAGGTAATATTGTAGCTATAGCTGAAGTATTACGAGACTTACATAAAAATGTTGATAATGATCGTTCTTATAGTGAAAGAACCCTATATGAATCAGCTTTAAATAGACTTGCAGGTGAACTTGCTATTCTTGAAAACATACACCCGACTGAAGCAATTAATAAGTTAGTTGAAGTATTACGCGAAAAATTAGTAGCGTAA
- a CDS encoding DsbA family protein translates to MRSIFIVPIFLLFLSSCSEEKAQDKNQEEKQIIEQETAQNNEDQDVGTSQEANQEAVNSENAAESIVPANDNNQINEVSTPDSQEQKNPEITPFKVTFKVDDNDMVLGNKKSNVILVEYFSPTCPHCAYYHNTIFPELKKKYIDTNKIAYVVREFIATKQDLDAAILARCKGDINSFVQLHNIILQQQDKWAYSNKYRELLTDIGHLGGVPPEEYKQCLNNDKITETLISNTNFVAKTPKFIGTPSFFVNGIQTGNYSMDNISTALDKALEEQKEKSKNEMSL, encoded by the coding sequence ATGCGAAGTATTTTTATTGTACCAATATTTTTATTATTTTTGAGTAGTTGTTCAGAAGAAAAAGCACAAGATAAGAACCAAGAAGAGAAACAAATAATAGAGCAAGAAACCGCACAAAATAATGAAGACCAAGACGTTGGAACTTCTCAAGAAGCAAATCAAGAAGCCGTAAATTCTGAAAATGCAGCTGAATCGATAGTACCTGCTAATGATAATAATCAAATTAATGAAGTATCAACGCCGGATTCACAAGAACAAAAAAATCCTGAAATAACACCCTTTAAAGTCACTTTTAAAGTTGATGATAATGATATGGTTCTCGGTAACAAAAAATCAAATGTTATATTAGTCGAGTATTTCTCTCCTACCTGCCCACATTGTGCTTATTATCATAATACAATTTTTCCGGAACTTAAGAAAAAATATATCGATACTAATAAAATTGCATATGTAGTTCGTGAATTTATTGCTACAAAACAAGATTTAGACGCTGCAATTTTAGCCCGATGCAAGGGTGATATAAACAGTTTTGTACAATTGCATAATATTATATTACAACAACAAGATAAATGGGCATATAGCAATAAATACAGAGAATTACTAACTGATATAGGTCATCTTGGCGGTGTTCCTCCAGAAGAATATAAGCAATGTTTAAATAATGATAAAATTACTGAAACACTAATCTCTAATACTAATTTTGTAGCAAAAACACCAAAATTTATAGGCACTCCTTCTTTCTTTGTTAATGGAATACAAACCGGAAATTATAGTATGGACAATATTTCCACAGCATTAGATAAAGCTTTAGAAGAGCAAAAAGAAAAATCAAAAAATGAGATGAGTTTGTAA
- a CDS encoding AtpZ/AtpI family protein, whose protein sequence is MDTEKLKDIKARIKDLKTSKFSNSKIQQEISPFTIAVDLVLGTMIGVVIGIFTDKFFNSKPLFLIIFTIMGMIAGFNIIRQKVNNKK, encoded by the coding sequence ATGGATACGGAAAAACTAAAAGATATCAAAGCAAGAATTAAAGACTTAAAAACTTCCAAGTTTTCTAATTCTAAGATTCAGCAGGAAATTAGCCCGTTCACTATCGCTGTAGATTTGGTTTTAGGTACAATGATAGGTGTCGTGATTGGAATATTTACGGATAAGTTCTTTAACTCTAAACCTTTATTTCTTATTATATTTACAATAATGGGAATGATTGCCGGCTTTAATATTATAAGGCAAAAAGTAAATAATAAAAAGTAA
- a CDS encoding F0F1 ATP synthase subunit A, which translates to MTHSPLVQFDIKKLIEIKMFGFDVSFTNSSIYMLFASILALTYFYLAFYNQKLVPSRLQVSAEIVYNLVSDMLNQNIGEKGRKFIPLVFSLFIFILFCNLLGMTPYSFTATSHIIITFALAILVFLTVTIVGFVKHGLRFLTLFLPRGTPLWLAPLMIVIELFTYLARPVSLSLRLAANMMAGHVLLKVIAGFTVSLMIYLKFLPIPLMVILIGFEIFVAILQAYIFSILSCMYLNDAINLH; encoded by the coding sequence ATGACTCATAGCCCTTTAGTACAGTTTGATATCAAAAAATTAATAGAAATCAAAATGTTCGGTTTTGACGTCAGTTTTACTAATTCAAGTATCTATATGTTATTTGCTAGTATCTTAGCTCTAACTTATTTTTACTTAGCTTTTTATAATCAGAAATTAGTACCTTCTAGATTACAAGTAAGTGCCGAAATAGTTTATAATCTTGTATCTGATATGTTAAATCAGAATATAGGAGAAAAAGGACGTAAATTTATTCCTTTAGTTTTCAGTTTGTTTATTTTTATTTTATTCTGTAATTTACTTGGTATGACACCTTATAGCTTTACTGCTACTAGTCATATTATCATTACTTTTGCCTTGGCAATTTTAGTATTTTTAACGGTAACTATAGTCGGTTTTGTAAAACACGGCTTACGTTTTTTAACTCTTTTTTTACCGCGCGGTACACCTTTGTGGCTAGCACCATTAATGATAGTAATTGAACTGTTTACATATTTAGCAAGACCGGTTAGTCTATCACTGCGACTTGCTGCTAATATGATGGCGGGGCATGTTTTATTAAAAGTAATAGCCGGTTTTACCGTTTCATTAATGATTTACTTGAAATTTCTGCCAATCCCTCTTATGGTTATACTGATTGGGTTTGAAATTTTTGTTGCAATACTTCAAGCTTATATTTTTTCTATTCTTTCTTGTATGTATCTTAATGATGCTATTAATTTACACTAA
- a CDS encoding F0F1 ATP synthase subunit C, which produces MDIVSLKFIGVGFMAIGMYGAALGVSNIFSSLLSSIARNPSAAENLQRMALIGAGLAEAMGLFSFVIAMLLIFS; this is translated from the coding sequence ATGGACATAGTTTCTTTAAAATTTATCGGCGTAGGGTTTATGGCTATCGGCATGTACGGTGCGGCTCTAGGCGTTAGTAATATATTTAGCTCCCTACTTAGTTCAATAGCACGAAACCCTTCAGCTGCAGAAAACTTACAAAGAATGGCACTTATTGGAGCGGGTCTTGCTGAAGCAATGGGACTTTTTTCCTTTGTGATTGCTATGTTACTTATTTTTTCTTAA
- a CDS encoding ATP F0F1 synthase subunit B' (Produces ATP from ADP in the presence of a proton gradient across the membrane. Subunit B' is part of the membrane proton channel.), producing the protein MPQFDIATYYSQIFWLIITFGLLYIFVYKFITPKAEEIFNNRQTNIQDNITQADTLTLETEKLNKYYNEEVEKTNVEIDRIKKEKIDSLESEFLIKKKNLEQDLKNSINQNIEDINLAAKQFRNNKCEAIIKLAVNIIEKIAGTKVDMNLLQNIKVK; encoded by the coding sequence ATGCCTCAATTTGACATTGCTACCTATTATTCGCAAATTTTTTGGCTTATTATTACTTTCGGCTTATTGTATATCTTTGTTTATAAATTTATAACTCCAAAAGCCGAAGAAATTTTTAATAATAGGCAAACGAATATTCAAGATAATATTACACAAGCCGATACACTGACCTTAGAAACAGAAAAGCTAAATAAATATTATAATGAAGAAGTAGAAAAAACAAATGTCGAAATAGATAGGATAAAAAAAGAAAAAATAGACTCTCTAGAATCAGAATTTTTAATTAAAAAAAAGAATCTAGAACAAGATTTAAAAAATTCTATAAATCAAAATATTGAAGATATAAATTTAGCTGCTAAGCAATTTAGAAATAATAAATGCGAAGCAATCATAAAACTTGCAGTTAATATTATTGAAAAAATAGCCGGAACTAAAGTAGATATGAATTTACTACAAAATATAAAAGTAAAATAA
- a CDS encoding F0F1 ATP synthase subunit B — protein MNFLDESFWLAVSFVFFLYLIYRPAKKAILNSLDAKILEVQERVLKAEKLKEDAALLFEQTNTQIKKLETLRSKMIEESTEVTKKIIQEKTKEIEEFLEHKKFDAIQLIQNQKLTASKELQDEFCDEVIKLVSEYFQSAKFSESSIAKNLMDKSDSSHNNDKAT, from the coding sequence ATGAATTTCCTAGATGAAAGCTTTTGGCTTGCCGTTAGTTTTGTGTTTTTTTTGTATTTAATTTATAGACCGGCAAAAAAAGCCATTTTGAATTCTTTAGATGCTAAGATTTTAGAAGTCCAAGAAAGAGTTCTAAAAGCTGAAAAGTTAAAAGAAGACGCAGCTTTACTCTTCGAACAAACCAATACACAAATAAAAAAACTAGAAACTTTACGCTCTAAAATGATAGAAGAAAGCACTGAAGTCACAAAAAAAATTATCCAAGAAAAAACTAAAGAAATTGAAGAATTTTTAGAACATAAAAAATTTGATGCTATACAGCTAATTCAAAACCAAAAATTAACTGCAAGTAAAGAACTACAAGATGAGTTTTGTGATGAAGTGATAAAACTTGTTTCCGAATATTTCCAATCAGCTAAATTTTCAGAAAGCAGCATTGCTAAAAATTTAATGGATAAATCCGATTCTTCTCATAATAACGATAAAGCTACATAG